The genomic interval TTATCACTAACCCTAAATACAAGGTAAAGAATTTTAGTGTTATCTTTACACCTTTAAAATCCTCTTTGCATCTTTCAAGGATAAGGAGTTCATTGCTAAAGATTATCCAAAGATGTTCTTCACCCTATCCACTATAATCCAGGATGAACCATAACCAATCAAAGGGTCTCAAGGGGCATTTATTACCTCAAGCTAAAGGGAGATAATTTTTCTTCTGTTAAGCCAATGGTTATAAAATAGGCGAGCAAGAATGCTTTGTCAACATACCATAAGCATCCAAACAAGGTAAAACTTTACAAAATGATAAGAATTGAATAAAATTTTAGTATGATTACATTAGAAATTAATTCCTGCAAAGTAGAAGCAGAAAGCGGAAAGAGCCTTCTTGAGGTTTGTCTTAAAAATGATATTGATGTTCCAAACCTCTGTTATGACGAAAGGCTTAAAAGCTTTGGTGCTTGTAGGTTATGCCTTGTTGAAGTAGAGGGAGCAAGGGGTTTTGTTCCAGCCTGCACAACAGGTGCAATGGATGGGATGATTGTTAAGACAAACACAGAAAGACTAAAGGAGATAAGAAAGGAGCTTCTTGAGCTTATTTTATCAGACCACCCAGATGACTGCCTTGTTTGTGAAAAGAATGGAAATTGCAAGCTTCAGGATTATGCATATCAATATGGCGTCAGAAGGGAGAAATATTCAGAGAAGGTAAGTATCCCAAAGGAAAATAGTCCCTATCGGACAAACCCATTTATTGAAAGGGATACGGATAAATGCATCTTGTGTGGAAGGTGTGTAAGAATCTGCGATGAGCTTATGGGAAGGAATGTTTTGGATTTTGCAAATAGGGGGTTTTCTTCTGTAATTACAACAGGCTTGAATATGCCACTTGAAGAGAGCAATTGTGAATTCTGTGGCCAATGTATATCCACCTGCCCAACTGGTGCATTGTCTTCAAGAATAAAAAAGAAGGGAAGGCATTGGGAGACAAAGAAAACAGAAACTATATGCCCATATTGTGGCTGTGGATGCCAGATAATATTAGAGACAAAAGGCAATACAATAATCAATGTCTCATCAGATAACAACCTGTGTATAAAGGGAAGGTTTGGATTTGATTTTATAAACCACAAAGATAGACTAAAAATACCGCTTATAAGAGAGGGAGAAGGATTTAGGAAGGCAAGTTGGGAGGAGGCATTAAGTGTTATTTGTGAAAATTTTTCAAAATATAAGGGCAAGATTGGTGGGTTGTGTTCGGCAAAGGCAACCAATGAGGAGAATTTCCTCTTTCAAAAGTTTACCAGGGCTGTTTTACAGACAAACAATGTTGACCATTGTGCAAGGTTATGCCATAGCTCAACCGTTGCTGGTTTGGCTAAATCATTTGGCTCCACAGCTATGACAAATACAATTGAAGACATAGCTTCATCTTCCTGCATCATTGTTATTGGCTCAAATACAACAGAAGCACACCCAATTGTAGGGCTTAAGATAAAGGAGGCTATTAGAAACGGTGCAAAGCTCATTGTTATAGACCCAAGAAGGATTGAATTAACAGAGCTGGCACATATCTGGTTAAGGCAAAGACCAGGGACAGATGTTTGTTTGATAAATGGTTTGATGAATCTCCTTTTAAAGGAAGGGCTTTATGATAAGGATTTTATAAATGAAAGGACAGAAGGGTTTGACGAGCTTTATAAGGCAATTGAAGGATATACCTTAGAATATGTAGAGAAAATTACAGGGTGTAAAAAGGAACAGATAATTGAGGCAGCAAGGCTTTATGGAAAGGCAGAAAGGGGTTCAATAATATATTCAATGGGAATAACCCAGCATACAACAGGTGTGGATAATGTCCTCTCTTTGGCAAACCTTGTAATGATGACAGGAAATATTGGAAAAGAAGGATGTGGTTTAAATCCCTTAAGGGGTCAAAACAATGTTCAGGGTGCTTGTGATATGGGTGGTCTGCCAGGCTTTTTTCCTGGATACCAAAAGATAGAAGATGAAAAGGCAAGGGAAAAGTTTGAAAAAGCCTGGAATACAAAGCTTTCAACAGAACAGGGCTTAACCCTGACAGAGATGATTTCATCTATTGATATAAAATGCCTCTATATTATGGGAGAAAACCCACTTTTGTCTGACCCTGATATAAACTATGTAAGGGAGGCATTTTCAAAGAAGGAATTTATTGTTGTGCAGGATATATTCCTTACAGAAACAGCAGAGCTTGCTGATGTTATTTTGCCCTCTTGTTCATTTGCTGAGAAGGATGGAACATTTACAAATACAGAAAGACGCATTCAATTATTAAATAAGGCTATAGAGCCACCAGGTGAGGCAAAGGCTGATTGGGAGATAATCCAAGCCATTTCAAATAAAATGGGATATAAGATGGATTATAAAGATTCAGGGGAGATTATGGATGAAATTGCCTTGCTTACACCAATCTATGGAGGAATATCCCATAAGAGGCTTAAAAATGAAGCCCTACATTGGCCCTGCCCAGATTTTAACCACCCAGGAACACCAATTTTGCATAAAGATAGATTTACAAAGGGCAAAGGAAGCTTTATCCCAAAAGAATTTAAGCCTCCAGCCGAAGAACCTGATGATGAACATCCATTTATCCTTACAACAGGAAGGATAAGGGAGCATTACCATACAGGAACCCTGTCAAGAAGGTGTTTTGGCTTAGATAATTACATAAAAGAGGGATTTGTTGAGATAAATCCAATTGATGCAGAGAATCTTGGAATTTCAGATAAAGATATGGTAAAGGTTTCATCAAGAAGGGGAGAAATAGACATAAATGCAAAGATAACAGATATGGTTCCACCTGGCGTTGTTTTTATCCCATTTCACTTTAAAGAATCTCCAGCAAATATATTGACGGGCAAATTCCTTGACCCAATAGCAAAGATACCAGAATTTAAGGTCTGTGCTGTTAAAATTTATAAGCTTGACAAAATGATAAAATTTATGTAAAGTTTTCTAAAGAATTAGCCGATATATAAAATAGAAAGATGAAGATAGATAAAATAGGTCCAATGGGGAAGATAGGGAAGATAACAGAGGGAAATGCCATAAAAGGCAAGGAGGGGATTAGTAACGAAGGTGCTGATATTCTCTCTATTTCACAAGGAGCAAAAAAAGCCCAAGAATTAGACTCCTTAAAAAACCTTGTTTTTAATGCCATAGTAGGTCTTCCTGATGTTAGGGCTTCCAAAATTGATATAGCAACAAAAAGGATAAGAGAAGGATATTACAACAATATAGATATAGCAGAATCCATTTTAAATCCATCAGCTTAATTTGCAATGCGATTAGGGGTTCATATCCCCCATTTAGCCCTTAAAGAAATTGTTAATAAGGCAGAATGGCTTAATTGCGAGACAATCCAAATATTTACAAGAAATCCAAAATCCTGGGCAGGGCCAAATTATTTAGATAGTGATATTTCATTCTTCAAGGAAAGCCTTAAAAAGAAAGATATTTCTCCTGTTGCAATCCATCTTTCCTATCTTCCAAACTTTGCATCAAATGACCCCCTTTTGATTGAAAAAAGTGTCCAAACCCTTATTTCTGAGCTAAAATGGGCAGAAAGACTTGAAGCTCCTTTTGTTGTAACCCATCCAGGAAGCCATAAGGGAGACGGTGTTCAAATTGGAATAAAAAGGATAATAGATTCTATCAATGTGGCATTTTCCTTTGTAAAGAATGACATTTTGCTTCTTCTTGAGACAACAGCAAAGGAGGGAAATGAAATTGGAATGGCAGATGAGATAAAAGAGATTATTGAAGGATGCAATGAGAAGGAGCGTCTTGGTGTCTGCCTTGATACCTGCCATATCTTTGCTGCTGGATATGATATTGTAAATGACCTTGACGGCGTTCTCTCTACATTTGACAAAGCCTTTGGTCTTTCAAGGATAAAGCTTGTTCATCTTAATGATTCAAAGGGAGAATGCGGCTCTCGCAAAGATAGGCATTTAGGAATTGGAGAAGGCTTAATTGGAATAAGTGGATTTAAGAAAATTCTTAGCCATCCATTCTTTAAGGATATGCCCCTTATTTTAGAAACCCCGAAAACAGATTTGTGGGATGATGTAAGGAACCTTGGAATAGTAAGGAAGCTGTGTAATCATTGACAAGGCTTTTAATTCTTACATATAATTTATTTAATTATGGATGAAATTGTTTCAAAGATTGCTGATACATCAAGGAAGATGAGGAGGCTCATTATTGAGATGCTTTCTCTGGCAGGCTCAGGCCATCCTGGTGGTTCACTTTCTTCTGTTGAGATAATTGCAAGCCTATATTTTCACATAATGAGGCATAATCCATCCAATCTATTATGGGAAGATAGGGACAGGTTTATTCTTTCTAAAGGTCATTGTTGCCCAACATTATATGCAGCATTAGCCCTCTCTGGATACTTCCCTATGGAAGAATTAAAAACCTTAAGAAAACTTGGGAGCATTCTACAAGGCCATTCTGACAGGCTTGCAACCCCAGGGGTTGAGATGTCAACCGGCTCTTTAGGTCAAGGGCTTTCCTGTGCGGCAGGGATTGCCTTAGGAGGAAAGCTCTCAAAAAAGGATTTCTTTGTCTTCTGTCTTATAGGGGATGGAGAAAACCAGGAGGGTCAGGTTTGGGAAGCGGCTATGTCAGCTAGCCATTATAAGCTTGATAACCTTATATGCTTTCTTGATTATAATAAATTGCAGATAGATGGAAGGGTTTCTGATATTATGAATATTGAGCCTGTTGTTGATAAATGGAGGGCATTCGGATGGGAGGTAATGGAAATAGATGGTCATAATATAGGTGAAATTATTGAGGCTGTTGATAGAGCAAAAGAAATAAAAGGAAAGCCTAAAATTATTATTGCTAATACAATTAAGGGAAAGGGCGTCTCCTTTATAGAAAATAAAGTAGAATGGCATGGCGTCGCTCCCACAAAAGAGGAGGCAGAAAGAGCCCTTAAAGAATTAGAATAAGATGGAACAAGAAGCAACAAGGGATGCATATGGAAAGGCATTGGTTGAATTAGGAAGGCAGAACCCCGATATTGTTGTTCTGGATGCCGATACCTCCTCTTCAACCAGGACAAATTGGTTTGCCAAGGAATTTCCAGATAGGTTCTTTAATTTTGGTGTAGCTGAGGCAAATATGCTAGGTTATGCGGCAGGCCTGGCATTAGCAGGAAAAATTCCCTTTGTCTCTTCCTTTGCTGTTTTCGGCTCTATAAGGGCATATGAGCAGATAAGGACATCTATATGCTGGCCAAATTTAAATGTAAAGATTGTTTTAACCCATGCGGGAATATCTGTTGGTGAGGATGGAGCATCCCATCAAGCAATTGAGGATATAGCCACAATGAGGGTTCTTCCAAATATGAGTGTAATTGTTCCAGCAGATGCTAACGAGACAAGAAGGGCTATATTTGCTTGTTGTGAACATAAGGGCCCTGTATATATAAGGCTTGGAAGGGCAAAATTTCCCCTTCTTCCTGATGCAGGGTTTGAAATAGGAAAGGCAAGAATAATTAAACCTGGCAATGATATAAGCATTATTGCCTGTGGCCTTATGGTCTTTGAGGCATTAAAGGCATCTGATATGCTTGGAAAAGATGGAATTTCAGCAAGGGTTGTTAATATGTCAACAATAAAACCTATAGACAAAGAGGCTATAATCTCGGCTGCAAAAGAGACAAAGGCAATAATTACAGCAGAGGAGCATTCTATTATTGGTGGGCTTGGCTCTGCGGTTTGTGAGGTTTTATCAGAAAAAGCGCCGACTATTGTAAAAAGGATTGGAATTCAGGATGTATTTGGCACATCTGGAAAACCAGAAGAACTCCTTTCTTACTTTAAGGTAGATGCAAAGGCTATCTATAAAGAAGCCATTACATTAGTCAACAGAAATGGTTCAATTTAGGTTTGTTTCCTATGTCCATAAACGCAGGTCTATTCTTTCAAATATAAATATAAAATTTGAAAGTGGTGAATTTGTTTATCTTTTAGGGCCATCATCCTCTGGAAAAACAACATTTCTTAAGCTAATAGCAGGCGTAATTAAACCAACCGGAGGAAATCTTATGGTTATGGGGAAAAATATGAAAAGCCTATCCTCTGACAATCTTTCTGCAATAAGAAAAAAAATGGGGTTGATTATGGATGAATTTGGATTTGTCAAAGGAAGCGTTGAAAAAAATCTTGAAATTAGCCTTTCTAATTTCCCAAAGGAAGAAAGAAGGCCAAGGATAGATTATGCATTAAACCTTGTTGAGCTTACAAGAAAAAGAAAGGATGATATATCCTTGCTTTCCCTCTCTGAAAAAAAGCAAATTTCTTTAGTAAGGGCAATAATCACAGACCCCTCTATTATCCTTGCAGACGAACCTGTGTGTTGCTGCGATAAAAAAAAGGAAGAGCTCATTATTGACATCTTAAAAAAGATGCAGGAGAATGGAACATTGGTAATTTTAGCATCCACAAGGGATACTTCAATTCCAGGAAGAAGGTTAATTAGGCTTGAAGATGGAATGATTTCTTAAGGAATTATAATGAAAAAGACAAAGGAAAAGCTTTTAAGAAGGGCAAGAAAAAAGGGAATACCTTTTTGACAGAATACTCTTAAAACGGAACAAAAAATTTTCTTGAAACATTATTGGCTATAATGTGGATAATAAAATGAAAAAGGTGTCAAAAATAAAAACTCCAGAAGAAATAGAGGAGCTTATAGAAACAGTGATGCCGTGGATAAGGAAGTTAGCCAGTAAGATATATTATGAAAGGAAAGTATCGCCTGTTATTTCTATAGATGATCTTAAAAGTTGTGGTGTATTAGGTGCAGTAAAAGCAGCAAAGAGTTATCAGGAAGAAAAAAGTACTAAATTTTTAAATTATGCCTCTAAATTTATTGAGGGAAATATGCGTAACTTTGTTAATAAGCAAATACCGCCTAAGATAAATGGCCAGTATCCTATTATAATATCTATTGACCAACCAGATATAGAGGGTAACCGATTGGAAATAGAAGATAAAAGGCTTAAACCACCTATAGATGGGATAATTAAAGAAGAAGATAGAAAGATACTCTTTGAGGCTTTGAAAGAATTGCCTGAGAAGAATAAGCAAATAATATCACTTTGGAGCGAGGGATGGAAAGAAAAGGAAATCGCAAAGGAGATGAAGATAAATTATAATACCGTGCGAACAATAATAGTTAGAACCCGTAAAAGACTAAAAAGCATTCTCTTGAGAAAAGGCTATGAACCTAAACTTTAAGGAGGTGAGATAAAAAGATGGTAAAGAAACAGATTAGTGATAGGGAATTGGAAATTCTCTTAAAAGATAGGTATGCCAAGCCTAAGAAGGATTGTGATGAAGGTCTAATTTATGGGTATGCGTATGATACCCTGAAGCAGGGTGAGAAATTTGTCTCCAAAGAGGAAAAAAGGGTTATTGAGGAGCATCTTAAGGGGTGCTCATACTGTTATTACTCATATCTTGAGTTTATGGAGGAGTTGAGAAAGCCAATTACCGAGGAAGAAAGAGAAATGATAGCTCGAATAATAAAAGAATATGAAGTTTCTCAAGAGAGTATTGTTGATAGGGTGCGAAAAGAAGCTATGAAAGGGAAGGAGGTAGTATTAGATTTTATTGCCCGTAATCTTTTCTTACCCAATATAGTTAAACTCAGAGTAGCATCTATTGAGAGAGAAGAGCTTGATATTGTTGTTTCAGACGATCGCACAGTCTTTGTTGAGGTAGAAATAATTGGGGAAAAAAACGAGGTTATTTCAACAAATATTATTGTAACCCACAAGGCACCTTTAGAGAGCAAATTTAAGATGGTCTACTGTCTTTTTAATGTGAACCTTGATTTGAAGACTGAAGAAGAATTGCAATCAGGCATAGTTAAGATGGAATTTGTTAATAACCGTTGGGAAGGAAGCTTCAACTTAGAAGTTCCAAAGTATAAAGAGAGACCTGTTTTGAAGATTGCTTGTGAGGAGATAAATAGAGAATGAGAGAAAATGAAAGAGAAAAGTATAGCCCATATCCAAATAGAGACTTTTGATAAAATTCTGAATGCTGACTTTAAAACTGCCTTTCTGTTTATCCAAACACTTAATCAAAATGAGCCAGAAGGAAGAACCCTTTGGGAGGGGCTCAAGCGGAAATATGGCCAGGAAAAAATTGAAGAAATTAGACAATTACCTAGTAAAGAAGAGGATATGCCTTTACCAGGGACTGTTCGCTTTGTAGCTATTGAACCAGGAAATCCACCCCAAGGCTATCATTCCATTTTTTTAAGTGGCGAGATAGTAAATGAGGAATGCGGTTCTCTTGGTTTCTATAAGAAAGATGCTCATTTTAGCCCCACGCTTATAAATGGTTTAAGTGTTCCTGGAGAAGGTGCTTTAGCCGCTACTGAATTCCTTGAAAAGGAAGGATTTATACCCTTAAAGGAGACCCGTTTAATTGGTGTTGGTTATATTAGCCAGAATCTTCACCAGGAGAGTGCGAGTTTATCCCAGGCTCTCTCCTTAATAAGTTTTGCTACGGGAAATCGCATCTGTGATAAAATAGTTCCTTCTGCAGGTTTAGAAAAGACAAATGGCGAGTGGCACTTAAAAGAGGTAGATAATGTTGATATAAAGCTTCAGTCTATGCCAGAGGAGTGTACGATGATCCTTTCAGAATCACAGGGAATTTCTCAAACCAATAAGAAGGTAGTTTTTTGCAAAACATTAGAAGATGTCATTAAGAAGATATGGCCTAAGTTTGCTTTTTTAAAGGAAGACTTGCGAAAAAAAAGAGAAGAAGCAAACAAAACAAGAAAAAACCTTAATTCGTGGCGTCTTTTCATCTCCATACTTATGTTTTTAATAGTTCTTGAGATAGGGTTATTAGAAGAATGGGCCTTACCCTCAAATTTTCCCGCTGGTATTCATCCAGGATGGATGTCTCTTTCCTCATTAAAGGCTATTGTGCTTTCTTTAATTGCAGCTACAATTATGGGAATTGGCCATTGGTGGCAGATGGGCAAACTGGCAAGATTTCCACTTGCAGAGAAAGAGTCATTTTATCTAAACTCAATCCTTTTTTACAGCATCTTAGGACTTATAACATTTTTTTCTATAGCACTTTTTTTGCCCCAACAAGTTGAATCAGACCCTAGATCTGCGGTGTTTAAAGCCCTTTTTATTTTAGGTCTAGCAGATATTATCTTCATTTTACCTTCATTTAATGCCCTCTCCTGGGTTTGGCTATATAAAGAGCACAATCGTTTTTTAGCCTTGTCCCGATTACTTGACAAAAATAATCCCTATCCTTCTTGTAAGCTTCTTTGTCAAACCTCATCTCAAATTCTTTATGTAGCAACCACAGCCATTATGGCTCTTGGTTCACTAACCTGGTATTTCTGGATAAACCTTGACATTTATAAACTCTGGCGAAAATCAATGCCGAGCCTAGAGCAAAACTATGACTTCTTAATAACAAGTATACATTTAATGTTACAGGTCATACTTTATGTAGCCTTAGCCGGGGTTGCGTATGTTATCCTCTGGAGGGTTGAAAAAGAGATAAAAGGTGCTTTTGATGTTGCCAGTAAAGAATTGGCAAAAGCTGAACCTTATAAAAAATTTTGAAACATTTTCTATAATTTTATGGACTTTATTATTAGAAAGGGTAAATAGAAAAAGATGAGAAAGGTAATATGGATTTTAGGGATAGGATTTTTAAATTTGATTTTTGCAGAGACGACATATTCGTCCAATACCCCTATTTTGACGAGCCCTTTAGATAAAAGTACTTTGTTTAATCCCCCTACCTTTGTATGGAGTTCAGTCAACAATTCTTCAGGGTATGAGTTGGTGATTGGAAGGTCTTCTAATCCGGCAGATAATCCCGAGCTTCCCCCCATAGGTCTAATTGGAAAAAATAGCTATTCTTTACCTGCTAAAGAATGGGCAAAGCTTCCGTTTGGAACCCATTATTGGAGCGTACGTTCAGCCTTTCTTCCAGAAGAACCCTACAATTTTGGTCCTTATGCCCAGCCATTTTCGTTTAATAAGAACATCCTACCTCGTATCTTAACTATTGCCTCACTCAACCCCAACAGCGGTGTCTCAATCACCGTAAGTCCTAATGACAACAATGGCCAAGGGAATGGTTCAACCCAATTTACAAGGACTTACAACAATAACACTGTGGTAACCCTAACCGCACCAACAACCGCAGGAGGGAATAATTTCCAGAAATGGCAAAGAAATGGCGTAGACTATTCAACCAACCAGACTATTCAAGTAACAATGGATGTCAATTACACCCTGACAGCTGTCTATACAATTGCAGAGACACCACTTTTGGAAGTAAAAACAAATAAAGTGCGATATTCTCCAAATGAAAAAATTATTTTTAAAATTTATGCGAAAGATCCGAAAGGAGCTCCTTTATCAGGACAAAGTATTGGTATTCACGACCCTATAAATTGTATCTGTACTATAACAAAACCAACCGATAGTAATGGCTATACGGAATATGTTGTTGAAAAATCAGCTAATGGTTATTATCTTTTTGGTTTTTTCCCAGCCTTTTCTTCCAGCGAGCCA from bacterium carries:
- the fdhF gene encoding formate dehydrogenase subunit alpha, encoding MITLEINSCKVEAESGKSLLEVCLKNDIDVPNLCYDERLKSFGACRLCLVEVEGARGFVPACTTGAMDGMIVKTNTERLKEIRKELLELILSDHPDDCLVCEKNGNCKLQDYAYQYGVRREKYSEKVSIPKENSPYRTNPFIERDTDKCILCGRCVRICDELMGRNVLDFANRGFSSVITTGLNMPLEESNCEFCGQCISTCPTGALSSRIKKKGRHWETKKTETICPYCGCGCQIILETKGNTIINVSSDNNLCIKGRFGFDFINHKDRLKIPLIREGEGFRKASWEEALSVICENFSKYKGKIGGLCSAKATNEENFLFQKFTRAVLQTNNVDHCARLCHSSTVAGLAKSFGSTAMTNTIEDIASSSCIIVIGSNTTEAHPIVGLKIKEAIRNGAKLIVIDPRRIELTELAHIWLRQRPGTDVCLINGLMNLLLKEGLYDKDFINERTEGFDELYKAIEGYTLEYVEKITGCKKEQIIEAARLYGKAERGSIIYSMGITQHTTGVDNVLSLANLVMMTGNIGKEGCGLNPLRGQNNVQGACDMGGLPGFFPGYQKIEDEKAREKFEKAWNTKLSTEQGLTLTEMISSIDIKCLYIMGENPLLSDPDINYVREAFSKKEFIVVQDIFLTETAELADVILPSCSFAEKDGTFTNTERRIQLLNKAIEPPGEAKADWEIIQAISNKMGYKMDYKDSGEIMDEIALLTPIYGGISHKRLKNEALHWPCPDFNHPGTPILHKDRFTKGKGSFIPKEFKPPAEEPDDEHPFILTTGRIREHYHTGTLSRRCFGLDNYIKEGFVEINPIDAENLGISDKDMVKVSSRRGEIDINAKITDMVPPGVVFIPFHFKESPANILTGKFLDPIAKIPEFKVCAVKIYKLDKMIKFM
- a CDS encoding deoxyribonuclease IV, whose translation is MRLGVHIPHLALKEIVNKAEWLNCETIQIFTRNPKSWAGPNYLDSDISFFKESLKKKDISPVAIHLSYLPNFASNDPLLIEKSVQTLISELKWAERLEAPFVVTHPGSHKGDGVQIGIKRIIDSINVAFSFVKNDILLLLETTAKEGNEIGMADEIKEIIEGCNEKERLGVCLDTCHIFAAGYDIVNDLDGVLSTFDKAFGLSRIKLVHLNDSKGECGSRKDRHLGIGEGLIGISGFKKILSHPFFKDMPLILETPKTDLWDDVRNLGIVRKLCNH
- a CDS encoding transketolase, with the protein product MDEIVSKIADTSRKMRRLIIEMLSLAGSGHPGGSLSSVEIIASLYFHIMRHNPSNLLWEDRDRFILSKGHCCPTLYAALALSGYFPMEELKTLRKLGSILQGHSDRLATPGVEMSTGSLGQGLSCAAGIALGGKLSKKDFFVFCLIGDGENQEGQVWEAAMSASHYKLDNLICFLDYNKLQIDGRVSDIMNIEPVVDKWRAFGWEVMEIDGHNIGEIIEAVDRAKEIKGKPKIIIANTIKGKGVSFIENKVEWHGVAPTKEEAERALKELE
- a CDS encoding transketolase family protein is translated as MEQEATRDAYGKALVELGRQNPDIVVLDADTSSSTRTNWFAKEFPDRFFNFGVAEANMLGYAAGLALAGKIPFVSSFAVFGSIRAYEQIRTSICWPNLNVKIVLTHAGISVGEDGASHQAIEDIATMRVLPNMSVIVPADANETRRAIFACCEHKGPVYIRLGRAKFPLLPDAGFEIGKARIIKPGNDISIIACGLMVFEALKASDMLGKDGISARVVNMSTIKPIDKEAIISAAKETKAIITAEEHSIIGGLGSAVCEVLSEKAPTIVKRIGIQDVFGTSGKPEELLSYFKVDAKAIYKEAITLVNRNGSI
- a CDS encoding ATP-binding cassette domain-containing protein, whose protein sequence is MVQFRFVSYVHKRRSILSNINIKFESGEFVYLLGPSSSGKTTFLKLIAGVIKPTGGNLMVMGKNMKSLSSDNLSAIRKKMGLIMDEFGFVKGSVEKNLEISLSNFPKEERRPRIDYALNLVELTRKRKDDISLLSLSEKKQISLVRAIITDPSIILADEPVCCCDKKKEELIIDILKKMQENGTLVILASTRDTSIPGRRLIRLEDGMIS
- a CDS encoding sigma-70 family RNA polymerase sigma factor, which gives rise to MKKVSKIKTPEEIEELIETVMPWIRKLASKIYYERKVSPVISIDDLKSCGVLGAVKAAKSYQEEKSTKFLNYASKFIEGNMRNFVNKQIPPKINGQYPIIISIDQPDIEGNRLEIEDKRLKPPIDGIIKEEDRKILFEALKELPEKNKQIISLWSEGWKEKEIAKEMKINYNTVRTIIVRTRKRLKSILLRKGYEPKL